The following DNA comes from Oikeobacillus pervagus.
TCGCTTCCGCATTTGTTTTTCAGTATTAAGATATAGTTTTTTGAAACAAAAAGGGGAAAAGGTACGTATGAGTATTAAGGGCATTTTTAATGAATGGTAGTAAAGAGTTGAATCTAGGTGGTGAAAAGCGTGAGTGTAGAGCCCAAAAAGAGAATTTCAGAGAAAGCTTTAAAAGTTTGGAAAATAAATGGAATGATTAATTCCCTTATTACATGGATTGTGCTGATTGGGTTAGGAGTCATGGTCTATTTTTTTAAATGGCCGACGTGGATTTATGCGGTGGAAGCAGCAATTGGTCTTGTCGTTACTTTACTTTCCATCGTGATTTTTCCAAAAATACGTTGGAAGCGATGGAGATATGAAGTTCGTGAACAGGAGATCGAATTACAAAGAGGGGTATTCATTATTAAGAGAACATTAGTCCCAATGGTACGCGTTCAACATGTCGATACCGAACAAGGTCCGATCTTAGGGAAGTTTCACTTAGCGACGGTGAAGATTTCAACTGCGGCAACCGTCCACGAAATTCCGGCCATTGAAGTTTCGGAAGCAGATGAATTGCGTAATTATATATCAACGTTAGCGAGGGTGGCAGAAGATGATGTCTAATCCGAAAAGGCTCCATCCAGTCGCCGCAGTTTCCACCTTTTTGAAAGAGCTTAAAGATCTTATTTTCCCATTTATTATTTTAATGATCGTAGGAAAAGGTGGGAAAGGACCAACAGATATATGGGATTATCTTCCATATATCACCGCGACAGCCGTCATTGGTTTTATCTTTTTTTCCGGAATCATTAGATGGTTGCGATTTACATATCGAGTAGAGGAAGAGGAACTTAGAATTGAATATGGTTTATTTGTAAAGAAAAAAAGATATATTCCTTTTGAACGAATCCAAAGTTTAAATTTTTCAGAGGGGATTTTACAGCGCATTTTTGGGTTGGTTAAGGTAAAAGTAGAAACGGCAGGGTCTTCCTTGGGGGAGGCAGAAGCGGAATTAACAGCAATATCTAAAGAGGAAGCAAAGAACTTGGAAGAAATTATTGCAAGTTCCAAACGAAAAGAATCTAAAGAGCAAGAACTTAATATCCAAGAAGAGCAGGCAAAAGCACCTCAAGAG
Coding sequences within:
- a CDS encoding PH domain-containing protein; this encodes MSVEPKKRISEKALKVWKINGMINSLITWIVLIGLGVMVYFFKWPTWIYAVEAAIGLVVTLLSIVIFPKIRWKRWRYEVREQEIELQRGVFIIKRTLVPMVRVQHVDTEQGPILGKFHLATVKISTAATVHEIPAIEVSEADELRNYISTLARVAEDDV